The genomic DNA GACCTACTCCGGCGCCATGCACGCCTTCACGATCCCGGGCGCCGACGCACCGGACCACGGGGCGCAGTTCCAGGCCGCGGCCGAGGCGCGCAGCTGGCAGGCGATGAAGTCCTTCTTCGCCGAGGTGCTCGTGTAGCACTCCCTCGTAGGAGACCGTCGGCGGACGTTCAGCCGGCGGTCTCCGCGAGCTCGTCGTCGCCCTCGAGGTCACCGATCAGGTCACGGAGCTTGGTCATGAGCCGCGACAGGAGCCGGGACACCTGCATCTGGGTGACCCCGACGACGGCGGCGATCTGCGACTGGGTCATCTCCTCGAGGAAGCGCATCCGCAGCAGGTCGCGCTCGCCGTCGGTCAGGCTGCGCAGCGCGCGCCCGAGCAGCACCCGGGTCTCGACGACGTTCCACTCCGGCGGGTGCTCGGGCATCCACGCCTCGCCGACGAGCGCGTCGATGCTTGTGGCGTGCAGCCCGAGCTCGGCGGAACGGGCGTCCTCGACCGCCTGCGGGGTCCAGCCCAGGTAGGTCGCGAGGTCCGCGGTCCGCGGCACGCGTCCCAGCTCCTGCGACAGGTCGGGGACCGCTCCGCGCAGGACGTTGGCCGCCTCCTGCACCGAGCGCGGCGGCCGCACCGACCACCCGTGGTCGCGCAGGTAGCGCCGCAGCAGCCCGGTCATCGTCACCCAGGCGAAGTA from Microlunatus sagamiharensis includes the following:
- a CDS encoding sigma-70 family RNA polymerase sigma factor, with product MRADSGRPEPPHDSLLEVGGSEPVRIAPLPDHAPDRTHDRDDLDHAADHGTEPEPPQRTRDPNTPPRGREREAERARTQDLFGQLDHASPSERQAIRDEVVTLHLWLATSAARRYGPRSEYDDLVQVARGGLVEAFDRYDPTQTTYAYFAWVTMTGLLRRYLRDHGWSVRPPRSVQEAANVLRGAVPDLSQELGRVPRTADLATYLGWTPQAVEDARSAELGLHATSIDALVGEAWMPEHPPEWNVVETRVLLGRALRSLTDGERDLLRMRFLEEMTQSQIAAVVGVTQMQVSRLLSRLMTKLRDLIGDLEGDDELAETAG